A window of Aquificaceae bacterium genomic DNA:
TATCTCCCCTACCTTTCTGCTTCCAGTAAAGGAAACAACCCTCACATCAGGATGGGTAGTCATAGCCCTTCCCACATCGCCATAACCGGGCAGTATGGAAAGAGCCTGTGGTGGCAGTCCTGCCTCAAGAAGAACTTCTCCCAGCATGAGGGGCGTGAGGGGTGTTCTTTCTGAGGGCTTGAGAATTACCGCATTGCCACAGGCAAGGGCTGGTGCCACCTTGTGCATGGAAAGGTTCAGGGGAAAGTTGAAGGGCGTTATGGCACAGATTACGCCCACAGGCTGGCGTATGTAGAAACCCACTTTGCCCCTCCCGTTGGGATGTGCGTCCATGGGAATTACTTCACCACCTACCCTTTTTGCCTCCTCTGCAGAGAAGATAAGGGTCTGGATGGCACGCTGGACCTCCGTCCTTGCCTCCCTTATGGTTTTTCCCACCTCAAGCACCAGAGTTCTTGCAAACTCCTCAGACCTTTCCCTCAGAAGCTGGCTTGCCCTCATAAGTATTTCATACCTCTCGTAAGGTGTCAGGGAGGAGAGTCTTCTGTGTCCCTCCTTTGCCAGTTCTACAGCCCTGTGCACATCTTCCTCCATAGCCCTTGAGACCTCTGCCACAGTCTCACCTGTGTAGGGATAGACTACCGGCATCTTCTCCTCTTTTGAAACCCATTCTCCACCAAGTAAAAGCTCTGTTCTCATAGGTTATAATTTTAATCCCATCATGCTCAGCCCAGAAGAACAGCTCAGGCTCATAAAGCAGGGAACCGTTGAGATAATTGAGGAAGAAGAACTCCTTAAGAAACTCAGAGAGGGCAGACCACTCCGCGTGAAGGCAGGCTTTGACCCCACAGCACCTGACCTGCATCTTGGGCACACGGTTCTTCTTCAGAAGATGCGTCAGTTTCAGCAGCTCGGGCACGAGGTCTATTTTGTCATTGGGGATTTCACCGCCATGATAGGAGACCCCACGGGCAGAAGCGAGACAAGGCCACCCCTGAGCAGGGAAGAGGTGCTTGAAAACGCAAAAACCTACGAGCATCAGGTCTTTAAGGTGCTCATACCAGAAAAAACCAGCATAGTCTTCAACAGCTCGTGGCTCTCAAACCTCGGAACAGAGGGCATAATAAGGCTTGCAGGTCAGTATACTGTGGCAAGGATGTTAGAAAGGGATGACTTTTCAAAAAGGTTCAGGGAGGGAAATCCCATATACATTCATGAATTCCTCTATCCCCTGCTGCAGGGCTACGATTCTGTCTTTTTAAAAGCGGATGTGGAGCTGGGTGGGACAGACCAGAAGTTCAACCTGCTTGTGGGCAGAGACCTTCAGAGAGCCTACGGTCAGGAGCCTCAGGTGTGTATCACGCTTCCCCTCCTTGTGGGACTGGATGGTGTGAGAAAGATGTCCAAGTCTTACCGCAACTATGTGGGCATAACAGAAGAGCCTGAGCAGATATTTGGAAAGCTCATGTCCATCTCCGACCAGCTCATGTGGGATTACTACCTTCTCCTTACAGATTACACACAGGAACAGGTAGAGGAGCTTAAAAAGAGCCTGCATCCCATGGAAGCCAAGAAAAAGCTTGCCTACTACATAGTTTCCCGCTATCACTCAGAGGAGTCCGCAGACAGGGCTCTTGAGTTCTTTGAGAAGACCTTCTCCCATAGGGAGTTTCCAGAAGATGCACCCCTTATAAAGGTTCCTGCGGGCTACCGCCAGAAGGCTTATGAACTTCTCTTTGAGCTGGGTATTGAGCCTTCAAAGAACTCTGCAAGAAGGCTTATAGAAGGTGGTGGGTTAAAGCTTGACGGACAGAAGATAGAAGACCCAAACCAGGAGATTGAGGTATCCAGAGAGCTAAAGCTTCAGGCTGGCAAGAAAAGGTTTTACAGAATTATTCCTGAACAGAAGACCTGACAACCTTTACCCTGTTCCAGTCAACGGGGCTGAAGCCTGCAGATTCTGCATAGCTCTTTACAGTTCTGTAATTCACATACTTTTCTATCTCTGCCTTAATCGTAAGGCTCTTTTCCTTTTCTCTTTTCAACTCAGAAACCTTTCTGGCATAATCCCTTGCCACATCTATGCTGTAAGCGGAATAGAGAAAGTTTAGCAAAAGGAGAAGTGAGGCTGCGAGAAAATATTTCATGGCTTTTCCCCCGCTCTCAGTTTTGCACTTCTGCTCGCCGGGTTTATCCTTACCTCTTCCATAGTAGGCCTTATCGGTTTTTTTGTCAAGGGTTTAAGGTGGTCTTTTATAAAGTTCTTTACAAGCCTGTCTTCAAGGGAATGGAAGGATATGACCACGAGCCTTCCACCAGACCTCAGAAATTCAAGAGTTTTATAAAGGGCAGTCTCAAGACTTTTAAGCTCCTGATTTACCTCCATCCTTATAGCCTGAAAGACCCTTGTGGCTGGATGTATCCTCCCGCCTCTATAGGGCAGGACCGAGGTCACCACCTTTACAAGCTCGCCAGTGGTTTCTATAGGCTTTTTTGACCTTGCGAGAACTATTGCCCTTGCAACTCTTCTTGCGTATGGCTCTTCTCCGTATTCTCTAAAAATTCTCTCCAGCTCTTTCTCTGGATAAAGGTTCACCACATAGTGAGCAGTAAGCCTGTCCTCTGGGTTCATCCTCATATCCAGAGGCTCATCTCTCTGAAAGGAAAATCCCCTGGGGCTTTTAAGCTGGAACATGGAAACACCAAGGTCAAAGAGGAAACCGTCCACCTGTGAGAGCCCCTCCATCCTCAAGACCTCATCAAGGTCTGAAAAGTTGGCGTGATAAAGGCTGAACCTGCCTTCAAAACCCCTCAGGTTCTCCTCTGCAAGCTCAAGGGCATGAGGGTCTCTGTCTATACCTATGAGAAAAGCCTGTGGATTTTTCTCCAGTATCCTCCTCGCATGCCCCCCGAGACCCAGGGTGCAGTCCACATATAGCCTTCCACCGTTGCCAAGAAGAAAGTCTGTAGACTCCTCAAGAAGAACGGGAACATGCATCAATCTTCAAAGAGACTCATCTGCCTTATGGGAGAGAAGCTCCTTCTGTGTATAGGACTTTCCCTGTATACACTTATAGCCTTTATATGCTCCTTTGTGGCATACCCCTTGTGTTTTGCAAAGTTATACTGGGGGAAAAGCTTATGATAGTGCTCCATTATCCTGTCTCTGAGAACCTTTGCCACAACGCTGGCACAGGCACAGCTCAGGCTTTTCTCATCACCCTTTACCAGGGCTATACACTCATAGCCCTCCACTGGCAGGTAGTCGCTTATGACTACATGAAATTTGTGTTTCAGGTCTGCCAGAGCTCTTTTAAAGGCAAGCTGATTTGCCCTGAGAATTCCCATCCTGTCTATGAGAGTGGAATCCACCACCGCAGTGCCTATGGCGAGGGCCTTTGATTTAATGAGTTCATAAGCTTCCTCCCTTTCCCCAGGATTCATAGCCTTTGAGTCCCTGTCTACAAGGGGCTCGCTAAAGGGTGGAAGTATCACTGCACAGGCTACGAGAGGTCCGGCAAGGGGTCCTCTCCCAGCTTCATCTACGCCGGCCACCAGCAGGCCCCTTTCCCAGTAGGGCCTTTCGTGATATGTCATGCCTTCTTTTTGAGCTCCCAGGGCTTTATCTCCCTTATCTTACCAACCGCCTCTTTACCCCT
This region includes:
- the tyrS gene encoding tyrosine--tRNA ligase, producing the protein MLSPEEQLRLIKQGTVEIIEEEELLKKLREGRPLRVKAGFDPTAPDLHLGHTVLLQKMRQFQQLGHEVYFVIGDFTAMIGDPTGRSETRPPLSREEVLENAKTYEHQVFKVLIPEKTSIVFNSSWLSNLGTEGIIRLAGQYTVARMLERDDFSKRFREGNPIYIHEFLYPLLQGYDSVFLKADVELGGTDQKFNLLVGRDLQRAYGQEPQVCITLPLLVGLDGVRKMSKSYRNYVGITEEPEQIFGKLMSISDQLMWDYYLLLTDYTQEQVEELKKSLHPMEAKKKLAYYIVSRYHSEESADRALEFFEKTFSHREFPEDAPLIKVPAGYRQKAYELLFELGIEPSKNSARRLIEGGGLKLDGQKIEDPNQEIEVSRELKLQAGKKRFYRIIPEQKT
- the rsmH gene encoding 16S rRNA (cytosine(1402)-N(4))-methyltransferase RsmH, which translates into the protein MHVPVLLEESTDFLLGNGGRLYVDCTLGLGGHARRILEKNPQAFLIGIDRDPHALELAEENLRGFEGRFSLYHANFSDLDEVLRMEGLSQVDGFLFDLGVSMFQLKSPRGFSFQRDEPLDMRMNPEDRLTAHYVVNLYPEKELERIFREYGEEPYARRVARAIVLARSKKPIETTGELVKVVTSVLPYRGGRIHPATRVFQAIRMEVNQELKSLETALYKTLEFLRSGGRLVVISFHSLEDRLVKNFIKDHLKPLTKKPIRPTMEEVRINPASRSAKLRAGEKP
- a CDS encoding ribonuclease HII, producing the protein MTYHERPYWERGLLVAGVDEAGRGPLAGPLVACAVILPPFSEPLVDRDSKAMNPGEREEAYELIKSKALAIGTAVVDSTLIDRMGILRANQLAFKRALADLKHKFHVVISDYLPVEGYECIALVKGDEKSLSCACASVVAKVLRDRIMEHYHKLFPQYNFAKHKGYATKEHIKAISVYRESPIHRRSFSPIRQMSLFED